One part of the Methanofastidiosum sp. genome encodes these proteins:
- a CDS encoding peptidylprolyl isomerase: MKDGDFVEIQYVGKIKETGKIFDVTDETKAKQANVYNEGNKYEPIQVVVGAGHVIKGLDESLLDIEVGETKTFDITPEKGFGKRDSSLLQIMHLNDFKKHGIFPRAGLKIEINGHWATVRSVSSGRVKLDFNHPLSGKTLLYEVTLLKKIEDLTEKINAILKVRAPGIDVSSQVVNVEGEKVNIELKGINPPYRSSLEEFIKSDISSYIPEIKDTSISFID; encoded by the coding sequence TTGAAAGACGGAGATTTTGTTGAGATACAATATGTTGGGAAAATCAAAGAAACGGGTAAAATCTTTGATGTAACTGATGAAACAAAAGCAAAACAAGCTAACGTATATAACGAAGGGAATAAATACGAGCCTATACAGGTAGTCGTAGGTGCCGGACATGTCATTAAAGGATTGGACGAGTCCCTTTTAGATATAGAAGTTGGCGAAACAAAAACTTTTGATATAACTCCTGAAAAAGGGTTTGGAAAGAGAGATTCTTCTCTATTACAAATAATGCATTTGAACGATTTTAAGAAGCATGGTATATTTCCAAGGGCTGGATTAAAAATAGAAATTAACGGCCACTGGGCGACTGTAAGAAGTGTTTCAAGTGGAAGGGTAAAGCTTGACTTCAATCATCCATTATCTGGAAAAACACTCTTATACGAAGTAACACTTCTAAAGAAAATTGAGGACCTGACTGAAAAGATTAATGCTATTTTAAAGGTCAGAGCCCCAGGTATTGATGTTTCTTCACAAGTAGTTAACGTTGAAGGGGAAAAGGTCAATATAGAACTTAAAGGGATTAATCCACCTTACAGAAGCTCTCTTGAGGAATTTATCAAATCAGATATTTCTTCCTATATACCTGAAATAAAGGATACCTCAATTAGCTTTATTGATTAA
- a CDS encoding endonuclease NucS: MSKFEFTPEQIEILQSYKNNSLNTEKVKNLRPIQDEAQNECKKILHDIEFINEKDMDSDTFFHLFKKMRILVSNRNLSNLLYRDNIKEFNSHLRYLIHGDEQLFPERIDNFLRLKGMGVHTLSHFLTASDNFKYPIITAQNKEAMNISSEQDEAAREDALSMFNVSADNKYFDRTIEYLRDFIIFQSAKELLNLENYYLLSDILWYGYDEEDGGPEEALKAYGSISIENDLRDFLSMNPSAIEKGFTDVRKEYDTKEVGRIDLLCKDNRGNQVVIELKKGRKNDEVVGQILRYIGWVKKNYGSKVRGIIIVNEPDERLQYAVDAINNLVELKYYVVDFKIKDKY, translated from the coding sequence ATGTCTAAATTTGAATTTACACCTGAGCAAATAGAAATTCTACAATCTTATAAAAATAATAGTCTTAATACAGAAAAAGTCAAAAATTTGAGACCTATACAAGATGAAGCGCAAAATGAATGCAAAAAGATTTTGCATGACATAGAATTCATCAATGAAAAAGATATGGACTCGGATACTTTCTTTCATCTATTTAAAAAAATGAGGATTCTAGTTTCTAACAGGAATTTGTCAAATCTATTGTACCGAGACAATATAAAAGAGTTCAATTCACATCTTAGATATTTAATACACGGGGATGAACAATTATTCCCTGAAAGGATAGATAATTTCCTTAGATTGAAAGGCATGGGGGTCCACACATTATCACATTTTTTAACTGCTTCTGACAACTTCAAATATCCAATTATTACGGCACAAAATAAAGAAGCAATGAATATAAGTTCCGAACAAGATGAGGCAGCGAGAGAAGATGCCTTAAGTATGTTTAATGTTTCCGCGGATAATAAGTATTTTGACAGAACAATAGAGTATTTGAGAGATTTTATTATTTTTCAATCAGCTAAAGAACTATTGAACTTAGAAAATTATTACCTGTTGTCTGATATTCTTTGGTATGGTTATGATGAAGAAGACGGTGGCCCAGAAGAAGCATTAAAAGCTTATGGCTCAATTTCAATTGAAAATGATTTAAGGGATTTCCTGTCAATGAATCCTTCGGCCATTGAGAAAGGATTCACTGACGTAAGGAAAGAGTACGATACAAAAGAAGTTGGGAGGATAGACCTCCTTTGCAAGGACAACAGGGGAAATCAAGTCGTAATTGAGCTCAAGAAAGGCCGGAAAAACGATGAAGTGGTGGGCCAGATATTAAGGTATATAGGCTGGGTGAAGAAAAATTATGGCTCTAAAGTGAGGGGAATAATAATAGTAAACGAGCCAGATGAAAGACTTCAGTATGCTGTGGATGCGATAAATAACCTGGTAGAATTAAAATACTATGTGGTGGATTTCAAAATAAAAGACAAATACTGA
- a CDS encoding DUF6508 domain-containing protein, translated as MHLIENSIPITKENIDKVLEFMPYFENKDNIFFTVVDCWVEDSAEVINFLHTLYKENFTTSYVGRKGERRDGNHISLLLNRAIPLSEANILDIRALFKKILAGDRLTMGGGFIAASIENGLVLDILKRLKEIRDEMD; from the coding sequence ATGCACCTAATAGAAAACTCAATCCCAATAACAAAGGAAAACATAGACAAGGTCTTAGAGTTCATGCCGTATTTTGAAAACAAAGACAATATATTCTTTACTGTAGTGGATTGCTGGGTGGAGGATTCAGCAGAAGTTATCAATTTTCTGCATACGCTCTACAAGGAAAATTTTACCACCAGTTATGTAGGCCGTAAAGGAGAGCGTAGAGATGGGAATCATATATCTTTATTACTTAATAGAGCGATTCCCTTGTCAGAAGCTAATATACTGGACATTAGGGCTTTATTCAAAAAGATCTTAGCAGGAGATAGGCTTACTATGGGCGGGGGCTTTATTGCCGCCTCAATTGAGAATGGATTAGTCCTTGACATATTAAAAAGATTAAAGGAAATAAGGGATGAGATGGACTAG
- the proS gene encoding proline--tRNA ligase — MAEDLGVTISRDEDFSEWYNQIVVKAGLADYSPIKGCMVIKPYGYAIWESIKDFLDKRIKNTGHENAYFPLFIPEEFFEMEKEHVEGFTPEVAWVTHGGDTPLERKLAIRPTSETIMYSMYAKWIRSWRDLPLLINQWANVVRWETKMTKLFIRTREFLWQEGHTAHATKEEAEEEVKKMLGIYREVMEDLLAIPTIPGYKTDNEKFAGAVYTMTVESLMADKKAMQAGTSHLLGQHFSKAFGIMFEDKDKEKKYVWQTSWGMTTRTVGTLVMVHSDNKGLILPPRAAPIKIVIVPIIFKDGKEEVIARCKEVQELLGKKYKVKLDDREGYTAGFKFNEWELKGIPIRIEIGPRDVKENKVVVVRRDNAQKIFLHMDNLGQEIDRILEDIQNTLFTNAKEFLEKNTFLPKDYNELSDILNNQKGMAKISWCERGCCEEKIKDETGATSCCIPLDQNGLEKKCIVCGQEAKKVILFAKHY, encoded by the coding sequence ATGGCCGAAGATCTTGGAGTTACCATTTCTAGAGATGAGGATTTTTCTGAATGGTACAATCAAATTGTTGTAAAAGCAGGTCTTGCTGATTATTCTCCCATTAAGGGATGTATGGTAATAAAACCATACGGTTATGCAATATGGGAAAGTATTAAGGATTTTCTTGACAAGAGAATAAAGAATACAGGTCATGAAAATGCATATTTTCCCTTATTTATTCCTGAAGAATTTTTTGAGATGGAAAAAGAGCATGTTGAAGGATTCACACCTGAAGTTGCATGGGTGACTCATGGTGGGGACACACCTCTTGAAAGAAAACTTGCTATAAGGCCAACTTCTGAAACTATTATGTACTCAATGTATGCCAAATGGATAAGAAGCTGGCGCGACCTTCCTTTATTGATAAATCAATGGGCTAATGTAGTTAGATGGGAAACAAAAATGACGAAACTTTTCATAAGAACTAGGGAATTCTTATGGCAAGAGGGACACACTGCCCACGCTACAAAGGAAGAAGCTGAGGAAGAAGTAAAAAAAATGCTTGGTATTTATAGGGAAGTAATGGAAGATTTACTTGCAATCCCAACAATACCAGGGTATAAAACTGACAATGAAAAGTTTGCAGGTGCAGTCTACACTATGACTGTTGAATCCTTGATGGCGGATAAAAAGGCGATGCAGGCAGGTACGTCTCACCTTTTAGGCCAGCATTTCTCTAAAGCCTTTGGTATTATGTTTGAAGACAAGGATAAAGAAAAGAAGTACGTCTGGCAAACTTCGTGGGGAATGACCACTAGAACAGTAGGTACTCTTGTAATGGTCCACAGTGACAATAAAGGCCTTATATTACCGCCAAGAGCAGCCCCAATCAAGATCGTTATTGTGCCAATTATATTTAAAGATGGTAAAGAAGAAGTGATTGCACGATGCAAGGAAGTTCAAGAGTTACTTGGAAAGAAATACAAAGTAAAGTTAGACGACAGAGAAGGGTATACTGCAGGCTTTAAATTCAATGAATGGGAATTAAAAGGAATCCCAATTAGGATAGAGATAGGGCCACGAGATGTAAAAGAGAATAAAGTAGTTGTCGTAAGACGTGACAACGCCCAAAAAATCTTTTTGCATATGGACAATCTTGGCCAAGAAATAGACAGGATCCTTGAAGATATCCAGAACACTCTTTTCACAAATGCTAAAGAGTTTTTAGAAAAAAATACATTTTTACCTAAAGACTACAATGAATTATCGGATATACTAAACAATCAAAAAGGAATGGCAAAGATTAGCTGGTGCGAAAGGGGATGTTGCGAAGAAAAGATAAAAGACGAAACAGGCGCAACTTCTTGTTGCATACCTCTAGACCAGAATGGATTAGAGAAAAAATGCATTGTGTGCGGCCAAGAAGCAAAGAAAGTTATCCTGTTTGCCAAGCATTATTGA
- a CDS encoding OB-fold nucleic acid binding domain-containing protein, with the protein MTAEALYERLLETISENELKERIDKKIQSVGGLLSEEGALLLIAGELGVSFEEIPKEKKHFFISDINEGMQHVDISGRIMRIFDFNTFQRKTGTEGRVQNIVIADKTGSIRIVFWDDQIEKLKQFKRGDVVTVRNGYLRKGFNNEFEVSLGKDGVISGGQDSADYPPINYVKLKIRDIEDKMNNIDVTGRISVIYGVREFTKKDGSVGKVGNFMIMDDTGEIRVTLWDKKAELLNTFAKNDIITIENAYSKMGLNSVEINLGSSSNIIPEKTEREDIPKSESLTVSIPDLNENMKGINIEGYVKEVYDIRTFTRESGTGKVGRFLLSDGTHDLKVVLWDDKADLLATLVPSTKVRIESCNIKFNNGLEAHLGLGSRIQSSKAEEKPEEKKIADYSLSDTVNILARVNGIEGDFLIVIDESGSIPISLSQITNKNFNIGDAVKVVGTVEKDSDVLFIKASSIQKGEYSIPSLESIKNPPSKTIDEVSNNDYCIISPLIKHIVSEGDGFIVICDDGYGNIRGKIKKEVQPWKEYDIKARIYENNNLKEFYGYEIKEINPASKARDIFMVI; encoded by the coding sequence ATGACAGCGGAAGCTCTTTATGAAAGATTATTAGAAACAATTTCTGAAAACGAACTAAAAGAAAGAATTGATAAGAAGATTCAATCTGTGGGGGGATTGTTATCAGAAGAAGGGGCATTGCTCCTGATAGCTGGAGAGCTAGGTGTATCTTTTGAAGAAATTCCTAAAGAGAAAAAACACTTTTTTATTTCAGACATTAATGAAGGCATGCAACACGTTGACATCAGTGGCAGGATTATGAGAATTTTTGATTTTAATACTTTCCAAAGAAAGACAGGCACAGAGGGTAGGGTTCAGAATATCGTAATTGCCGACAAAACAGGAAGTATTAGAATTGTTTTTTGGGACGATCAGATAGAAAAACTTAAGCAATTTAAGAGAGGCGACGTCGTCACAGTTAGAAATGGATATCTAAGGAAAGGGTTTAACAACGAATTTGAGGTTAGTCTTGGCAAAGATGGCGTTATTTCTGGCGGTCAAGACAGCGCCGATTACCCTCCTATAAATTATGTTAAACTAAAAATCAGGGATATTGAAGATAAGATGAATAACATTGATGTCACAGGCAGAATTTCTGTAATCTATGGCGTAAGGGAATTTACTAAAAAAGACGGTTCTGTTGGAAAAGTTGGTAACTTCATGATAATGGATGACACAGGGGAGATAAGGGTGACTCTGTGGGATAAAAAAGCTGAATTATTAAACACCTTTGCAAAAAATGATATTATTACCATTGAAAATGCTTACTCCAAGATGGGATTAAACTCTGTTGAAATAAATCTTGGATCTTCATCAAATATAATACCTGAAAAGACTGAAAGGGAAGACATCCCAAAATCTGAATCTCTCACAGTTTCTATACCTGACCTCAATGAAAATATGAAGGGCATAAACATTGAAGGGTATGTTAAAGAAGTATATGATATTAGAACTTTCACAAGAGAAAGTGGAACTGGAAAAGTTGGCAGATTTTTACTTAGCGATGGTACGCACGATCTTAAAGTAGTCCTGTGGGACGATAAAGCAGATTTATTGGCAACTTTAGTACCTAGCACCAAAGTAAGGATCGAATCCTGTAACATAAAATTCAATAATGGTCTTGAAGCACACCTTGGTCTCGGTTCAAGGATACAATCTTCTAAAGCTGAAGAAAAGCCAGAAGAAAAGAAGATAGCAGATTACAGTTTATCTGACACCGTCAATATCCTAGCAAGAGTCAATGGAATTGAAGGGGATTTCTTAATTGTTATTGATGAATCCGGTAGTATCCCTATCTCTTTGAGTCAGATAACAAATAAAAATTTTAACATCGGTGATGCTGTTAAAGTAGTTGGAACGGTTGAAAAGGATTCTGATGTTTTGTTTATTAAAGCAAGCTCTATTCAAAAGGGCGAATATAGCATTCCTAGCCTCGAATCTATCAAAAACCCTCCCTCCAAAACTATAGATGAAGTATCAAACAACGATTATTGTATTATCTCTCCTTTGATAAAGCATATTGTAAGCGAAGGAGATGGCTTTATTGTTATTTGTGACGACGGTTATGGCAATATTAGAGGTAAGATTAAAAAGGAAGTACAACCTTGGAAGGAATACGATATTAAAGCCAGAATTTATGAAAATAATAACTTGAAAGAGTTTTATGGGTATGAGATTAAAGAAATAAATCCTGCCTCCAAGGCTAGAGATATATTTATGGTGATTTAA
- the albA gene encoding DNA-binding protein Alba codes for MDVLVGKKKAMAYVLAIVTGFNAGENEITIKARGRSISTAVDTAEIVKSRFVPDAKITDIKIGTEQVEQRAVSTIEITMKK; via the coding sequence ATGGATGTACTCGTAGGAAAGAAAAAGGCAATGGCGTATGTTCTTGCTATAGTCACTGGATTTAATGCAGGTGAGAATGAGATAACCATAAAAGCTAGGGGAAGAAGTATATCTACTGCTGTGGATACTGCAGAAATCGTAAAAAGCAGATTTGTTCCCGATGCTAAAATTACCGATATAAAGATTGGAACAGAGCAGGTAGAACAGAGAGCAGTTAGTACTATTGAAATAACGATGAAAAAATAA
- a CDS encoding tRNA uridine(34) 5-carboxymethylaminomethyl modification radical SAM/GNAT enzyme Elp3 produces the protein MNYKGACKKLSEEFLEGKIKNSRELELKKSEISSAFNLDRTPRNSDILEYLKDRQEEFVKILIKRPIRTMSGVAVIAVMPLPSKCPHGRCIYCPGDAVNTPQSYTGKEPATMRAINFKFHPFLQTFHRLKQLYNTGHEIDKVELIIMGGTFPSQSFDYQEYFIRECLNAMNYFDPDADETSLDNMFDVNYVITSLENRFGQKNSSNDFASYILADEPLTLDKAQKINEKSKIRCIGMTFETRPDWAKEVHCDRMLSYGGTRVELGVQIISEEIYQKVNRGHTVNDVVQATRILKDSGFKINYHMMPGLPGSSFEKDIDTFRTIFSNKLFMPDMVKFYSCLVLEGTELYDMWKKGEYVPYTTEEAMELILKIKEFMPKWVRTMRIQRDIPSTLVQAGVKRSNLGQMIEEELKIRNIQCKCVRCREVGRKAHKEGIYPELQNIKLLTESYEASEGVEYFISFEDVKRDILIGYARLRKPSEFAHRKEISKVSTGLIRELHVYGGLISIGDKKESGWQHQGYGRKLLLEAERIAKEDLDLNKMVIISGIGAREYYRKFKYKKEGPYMSKILQ, from the coding sequence ATGAACTATAAAGGGGCATGTAAGAAGCTATCTGAAGAGTTCTTAGAAGGAAAAATAAAGAATTCCAGAGAACTTGAGCTAAAGAAATCAGAAATTTCAAGTGCCTTTAACTTGGATAGAACCCCTAGAAATTCAGACATTTTAGAATATCTTAAAGATAGGCAAGAAGAGTTTGTGAAGATTCTAATTAAAAGGCCAATAAGGACTATGTCAGGGGTAGCAGTCATAGCAGTAATGCCTTTACCTAGCAAATGTCCGCATGGGAGATGCATATACTGTCCAGGGGACGCTGTTAATACGCCTCAAAGCTATACTGGGAAAGAACCTGCAACAATGAGGGCCATTAATTTTAAATTTCACCCATTTCTTCAAACATTTCATAGATTAAAACAGCTGTATAACACAGGCCATGAAATAGATAAAGTTGAACTAATTATAATGGGAGGAACCTTTCCCTCACAATCTTTTGATTATCAAGAATATTTCATTAGAGAATGCCTAAATGCAATGAATTATTTTGACCCTGATGCAGATGAAACAAGTTTAGACAATATGTTTGATGTTAATTATGTTATTACTTCTCTAGAGAATAGATTTGGCCAAAAAAATAGTTCTAATGATTTTGCATCTTATATCCTAGCAGATGAACCACTAACTCTGGACAAAGCTCAAAAAATTAATGAAAAATCAAAAATAAGATGCATTGGGATGACCTTTGAAACAAGGCCTGACTGGGCAAAGGAAGTTCACTGTGATAGGATGCTCTCTTATGGTGGCACTAGAGTTGAACTAGGCGTTCAAATTATCTCTGAGGAAATATACCAAAAAGTTAATCGAGGCCACACAGTTAACGATGTCGTTCAAGCTACAAGAATCCTAAAGGACTCTGGATTTAAGATAAACTATCATATGATGCCTGGATTACCTGGGTCTTCATTTGAAAAAGACATAGATACTTTTAGAACAATATTCTCTAACAAATTATTCATGCCTGATATGGTGAAGTTCTATTCATGTCTTGTTCTAGAAGGAACGGAATTATACGACATGTGGAAAAAAGGTGAATATGTACCTTACACTACAGAAGAAGCAATGGAGCTTATACTGAAGATCAAGGAGTTCATGCCAAAATGGGTAAGAACCATGAGGATACAGAGGGATATACCATCTACACTTGTCCAAGCTGGAGTGAAACGCTCTAACCTCGGGCAGATGATTGAAGAAGAATTGAAAATAAGAAATATACAGTGCAAATGTGTCAGATGCAGGGAAGTCGGAAGAAAAGCGCACAAAGAAGGAATTTATCCAGAGCTTCAAAACATTAAGTTACTGACTGAAAGCTATGAGGCTTCAGAAGGGGTAGAGTACTTTATCAGTTTTGAAGATGTCAAGAGGGACATCTTGATTGGATATGCTAGATTAAGAAAACCTTCAGAATTTGCACATAGAAAAGAGATATCCAAAGTTTCAACTGGATTAATAAGAGAGCTTCACGTCTATGGTGGCCTTATCAGTATAGGCGATAAAAAGGAATCTGGTTGGCAGCATCAGGGATACGGAAGAAAATTATTGCTTGAAGCAGAAAGAATTGCAAAAGAAGATTTGGATTTAAACAAGATGGTAATAATTTCTGGCATTGGAGCAAGAGAATACTATAGAAAATTTAAATATAAAAAAGAAGGGCCTTATATGTCAAAGATCCTTCAATAA
- a CDS encoding NUDIX domain-containing protein, with the protein MKRKEIVTSFLFKDGKVLLLKRSDKVGTFRGKWAGVSGFIEEENSLDAALREIKEETGVDKKHLELLKSGTPFDVNDVVNDTIWSINPFLFLFKGKEINIDWEHDAFEWIYPKEMENYDTVTNLKKTLFDLIKNSDAEQMIENLKF; encoded by the coding sequence ATGAAAAGAAAAGAGATTGTTACTTCATTTTTATTTAAGGATGGGAAGGTCCTCCTTCTTAAAAGAAGCGATAAGGTTGGCACTTTTAGAGGCAAATGGGCAGGTGTTTCTGGATTCATTGAAGAAGAAAACAGCCTTGATGCCGCTTTAAGAGAGATAAAAGAGGAAACAGGTGTTGATAAAAAACACTTAGAACTCCTAAAGAGTGGAACTCCTTTCGATGTCAATGATGTTGTAAATGATACCATATGGTCGATTAATCCATTCCTCTTCCTATTTAAGGGAAAAGAAATAAACATAGACTGGGAACACGACGCTTTTGAATGGATCTATCCAAAAGAAATGGAAAATTATGATACAGTTACAAATCTTAAAAAGACCTTATTTGATCTTATTAAAAATTCTGATGCAGAACAAATGATTGAAAACCTTAAATTCTAA